In Halobacteriovorax marinus SJ, the following proteins share a genomic window:
- a CDS encoding LPS-assembly protein LptD — MKLLILKKGNGLSLVHTTSLVKFKNILILALIFFSIKALADDKRVNFSFGNKVQVLSDKAYRRSKNNEFEAVGNVIINHERNSIYGEKASISFKTGDAEVLGNVRYISSDMTVFGSKMEYNFNSSYLGVYNGKIINSNYTVVGKYLAKISENVFIGREAEYTTCRDCPESWSILGKEVQITKNEYIRIKHAYIKVNGVVVMYVPYIVLPIKKDRESGLLFPKIKIDSKESVHFGLPYFWAISDHNDLTFTPMVRGRRGLSGELQFRQAIRGETWLELNTIGVNDRIWTPGKDDYEVSGTHNQRLGGDFEFHSFLDNTVNFHTYFSGMSDLDQVRDLESYYDKRLRSSDLGLESYLNIYNSLFDIGAEVEFKRNLLFENPKGFDHDYVQTLPRVHFNSIPFYLWQGDFFGGKSLSFQWKSEGVVFKQNHFNEGQYIRNATRLNLRPKLLWDLGYLGPVNFKSSVSMDRQDYWFSHEQGDKKFSKSGFVYENEASFEISKIFGLSYDESIPLERIDLEKSKGLDIETKEEDIKFEGHVGSVPKINESFTEDQYKISRNSYRYSQVYKLKHYYLADQKQKGSQKFANQIKSGDGQFDSIDSVREKEFELSHVSSRTSLPVSNTLELQWSNSLIKKYPKEVNVFRDGKYLRDNFSYSKVAYFDVSQGIDLNANTDNTVDKLTRLYVGTGFSLSNFSFSLSEYFYHQNNEHILNFSIAHKLSRFNYGLTFRYDSFTTPINKTADLTASLKLNDLFNLKTIQRYDLDDKGFTESYYQLLYSPLNNCWKADVSYKTTEIEHSIAFNFYINFNENKFYSLSGGE; from the coding sequence ATGAAGTTATTAATTCTAAAAAAGGGCAATGGATTGTCACTGGTTCATACTACTTCATTGGTGAAGTTCAAAAATATCTTAATACTCGCTTTAATCTTTTTTAGTATTAAAGCTCTTGCTGATGATAAACGAGTAAATTTCTCTTTCGGCAATAAAGTTCAAGTTCTATCTGATAAGGCCTATAGACGTTCTAAGAATAATGAGTTTGAGGCAGTTGGTAATGTTATCATTAACCATGAGAGAAACTCTATCTACGGTGAAAAAGCATCTATTTCCTTTAAAACTGGAGACGCCGAAGTTCTAGGAAATGTTCGCTATATTAGTAGTGATATGACTGTCTTTGGCTCTAAGATGGAATACAATTTCAACTCATCCTATCTAGGTGTGTATAACGGTAAAATTATAAACTCTAATTATACTGTCGTTGGAAAGTATCTCGCTAAGATTTCTGAAAATGTCTTCATTGGTCGAGAGGCCGAGTATACTACTTGTCGTGACTGTCCTGAGTCATGGAGTATATTGGGAAAAGAAGTTCAAATCACAAAGAATGAATATATTAGAATTAAACACGCCTATATCAAAGTAAATGGTGTCGTTGTAATGTATGTTCCCTACATTGTATTGCCGATTAAAAAAGACCGTGAAAGTGGTTTACTCTTTCCTAAGATCAAAATTGATTCTAAAGAAAGTGTTCACTTCGGCCTTCCCTATTTCTGGGCCATAAGTGATCACAATGATCTTACTTTTACTCCTATGGTAAGGGGGCGAAGAGGTCTAAGTGGTGAGCTACAATTTAGGCAGGCCATTCGTGGAGAGACATGGTTAGAGCTCAATACAATAGGAGTAAATGATAGAATTTGGACCCCTGGAAAAGATGACTATGAAGTGAGTGGAACCCACAATCAAAGACTTGGTGGGGACTTTGAATTTCATTCTTTCTTAGACAATACCGTAAATTTTCATACTTACTTTAGTGGTATGAGCGATCTTGATCAAGTAAGAGATTTAGAGAGCTACTATGATAAACGTCTTCGAAGCTCTGATTTAGGGCTAGAATCTTATCTAAATATTTATAATTCTCTCTTCGATATTGGTGCCGAAGTAGAGTTTAAGAGAAATCTCTTATTTGAGAATCCGAAGGGGTTTGATCACGATTATGTTCAAACACTACCGAGGGTTCACTTTAACTCTATACCTTTCTACCTGTGGCAGGGGGATTTCTTTGGCGGTAAGAGTTTGAGTTTTCAGTGGAAGTCTGAAGGTGTGGTCTTCAAGCAAAATCACTTTAATGAAGGACAGTATATTAGAAATGCCACAAGACTAAACCTTAGGCCAAAATTATTGTGGGACTTAGGTTATCTTGGACCAGTGAACTTTAAATCATCGGTTTCAATGGATAGACAGGATTATTGGTTCTCACATGAGCAAGGGGATAAGAAATTTTCAAAGAGTGGTTTTGTTTATGAGAATGAAGCTTCTTTTGAAATTAGTAAGATTTTTGGTCTCTCCTATGACGAGAGTATTCCTCTTGAGAGAATAGATCTAGAGAAGTCTAAAGGCTTAGATATTGAAACAAAGGAAGAAGATATCAAATTTGAGGGACATGTAGGGAGTGTTCCAAAGATAAATGAATCTTTTACTGAAGATCAATATAAGATCTCGAGAAATAGTTATAGATACTCCCAAGTCTATAAACTTAAGCACTATTACCTAGCTGATCAAAAACAAAAGGGAAGTCAGAAGTTTGCTAACCAAATTAAAAGTGGTGATGGGCAATTTGACTCTATCGACTCAGTTAGAGAAAAAGAGTTTGAGCTCTCTCACGTATCATCAAGAACATCTCTACCTGTTTCAAATACACTAGAGCTTCAGTGGTCCAACTCTCTTATTAAAAAGTATCCTAAAGAGGTCAATGTATTTAGAGATGGTAAGTATTTAAGAGATAACTTTAGCTATAGTAAAGTTGCTTATTTTGATGTCTCTCAGGGGATTGATCTAAATGCTAATACAGATAATACAGTAGATAAGCTTACAAGACTCTATGTTGGGACGGGCTTCTCTCTTAGCAATTTTTCATTCTCTCTCTCTGAATACTTCTATCATCAAAATAATGAGCATATCTTAAATTTCTCTATTGCTCATAAGCTTAGTCGATTTAATTACGGCCTTACCTTTAGGTATGATTCATTTACAACTCCAATTAATAAGACAGCTGATTTAACTGCTAGTTTAAAGCTAAATGACCTCTTTAATTTAAAAACAATTCAAAGGTATGATTTAGATGATAAAGGTTTTACTGAATCTTATTACCAACTTCTTTATTCACCTCTTAATAATTGTTGGAAGGCAGATGTTTCTTATAAGACTACTGAGATTGAACACTCTATCGCGTTTAACTTCTATATTAATTTCAACGAAAATAAGTTCTATTCTCTATCTGGAGGAGAGTAG
- a CDS encoding aminodeoxychorismate/anthranilate synthase component II — MRVLILDFEDSFTFNIFSTLKSMNIEVEILHFREFQIDMGEYFSHIVLGPGPGHIEDYVDFSFVVSKLILDSLSEKIKLIGICLGHQLIQHELGRSISRLETPIHGQSQSIFFPDSSALVKELRSRELEVQLYNSWAVRPRDIDYNFDLEILGSEGEILASISKNIVTYQFHCESIGTSCQQELFSQILV, encoded by the coding sequence TTGAGAGTATTGATTTTAGATTTCGAGGATAGTTTCACATTTAATATTTTCTCTACCTTAAAATCTATGAATATAGAGGTTGAAATCCTTCATTTTAGGGAGTTTCAAATTGATATGGGGGAGTACTTCTCGCATATTGTTCTTGGTCCAGGACCAGGGCATATAGAAGATTATGTTGATTTTTCTTTTGTGGTCTCTAAATTGATTTTAGACTCTCTAAGTGAAAAAATTAAATTAATAGGTATTTGCCTTGGCCATCAATTAATACAACACGAACTTGGCAGAAGTATTTCTAGATTGGAGACACCAATTCACGGGCAATCTCAGAGTATATTCTTTCCTGACTCAAGTGCTCTAGTTAAAGAACTAAGATCTAGAGAACTAGAAGTTCAGCTCTATAATTCTTGGGCAGTTAGACCAAGAGATATAGATTATAACTTTGACTTAGAAATTCTTGGGAGTGAAGGAGAAATCTTGGCCAGTATTTCAAAGAATATAGTGACTTACCAATTTCACTGCGAGTCTATTGGAACATCTTGCCAGCAAGAATTATTTTCTCAAATTCTTGTATAA
- the surE gene encoding 5'/3'-nucleotidase SurE — protein sequence MSLNIVISNDDGVYAPGINILFEVLSEIANVTMVAPLEERSTTGHTLTLDHPLRVVKIKENIYGCSGYPADCALMGFGHIANKESVDLFISGINRGANLGQDIYYSGTVAAAREATFHNIPSIAVSSAMDFASTKKPDDKYFYTAANFIKKLVQANVHKLIEPMTLLNINVPEVLESEVKGVELAHLGFRRYSENIDMRTDFRNREYFWIGGKYNGHNNDAGSDCSVIDEEKISFTCLNLLSQSSEEPKKWSEFLDSLK from the coding sequence ATGAGTTTAAATATAGTTATAAGTAATGATGATGGAGTTTATGCACCAGGTATAAATATTCTTTTCGAAGTTCTTAGTGAGATTGCCAACGTAACTATGGTGGCCCCTTTAGAAGAGAGATCGACTACAGGACATACTCTAACTCTTGATCACCCACTTAGAGTTGTAAAAATTAAAGAAAATATCTATGGATGTAGTGGTTATCCTGCAGATTGCGCACTTATGGGCTTTGGTCACATTGCTAATAAAGAAAGCGTAGACCTATTTATCTCTGGAATTAATAGGGGAGCTAACCTTGGTCAAGATATCTATTACTCAGGTACTGTTGCTGCTGCTAGAGAGGCCACATTTCACAATATACCAAGTATTGCGGTAAGCTCCGCAATGGATTTCGCATCTACCAAGAAACCAGATGATAAATATTTTTATACCGCCGCAAACTTTATTAAGAAGTTAGTTCAGGCCAATGTACACAAATTAATCGAGCCTATGACACTTTTGAATATAAATGTACCAGAAGTACTAGAGAGTGAGGTTAAGGGCGTTGAGCTAGCTCACCTAGGCTTTAGAAGGTACTCTGAGAATATTGATATGAGAACTGATTTTAGAAATAGAGAATATTTTTGGATTGGTGGTAAGTATAATGGTCATAATAATGACGCTGGATCAGATTGCTCGGTTATAGATGAGGAAAAAATTTCCTTCACATGCCTAAATTTACTCTCACAAAGTTCCGAAGAGCCTAAAAAGTGGAGTGAGTTCTTAGATTCTTTAAAATAG
- a CDS encoding MBL fold metallo-hydrolase, translating into MLVRIIGGHGGVSPGFRATSYLIDGKLLIDAGSVASGIQIPEQVLIDNILISHSHLDHISDLAFLADNCFGQKGRPFEIHTVKQVKETIMTHLLNDKIWPDFTKLPSAKNPTLHFNELEPEKEVEIGDYKVTPVPVNHDGPGHGFIIEKNGSCIVFTQDTGPTDRIWEVAKTKKNLKAIFTEVSFPNNMMQVALDSKHHTPSTMVEEMKKMPADVPIFLGHLKPNFQDQLFKEIDMIGSDRISVLGSDDTSYVF; encoded by the coding sequence ATGTTAGTACGTATTATCGGTGGACACGGTGGAGTGTCACCAGGTTTTAGAGCAACAAGTTACCTCATTGATGGTAAATTATTAATAGATGCAGGCTCTGTGGCCAGTGGTATTCAAATCCCCGAGCAAGTTCTAATAGATAATATTCTTATTTCCCACTCTCATTTAGATCACATATCTGACTTAGCTTTCTTGGCCGATAATTGCTTTGGTCAAAAGGGAAGACCTTTTGAAATCCATACAGTTAAACAAGTTAAAGAGACAATAATGACTCACTTGCTGAATGATAAGATCTGGCCAGATTTTACAAAGCTACCAAGTGCAAAGAATCCAACTCTTCATTTCAATGAATTAGAGCCTGAGAAAGAAGTTGAGATTGGTGATTATAAAGTTACACCTGTTCCTGTTAATCACGATGGTCCCGGGCATGGTTTTATTATTGAAAAAAATGGTTCATGCATTGTTTTTACTCAAGATACAGGGCCTACGGATAGAATCTGGGAAGTGGCAAAAACTAAGAAGAATTTAAAAGCGATATTCACTGAGGTGAGTTTTCCAAATAATATGATGCAAGTAGCACTGGATTCAAAGCACCATACTCCAAGTACTATGGTTGAAGAGATGAAGAAAATGCCTGCAGACGTTCCTATTTTTCTCGGACATTTAAAGCCTAACTTCCAGGATCAGCTCTTTAAAGAAATTGATATGATCGGAAGCGATAGAATATCTGTTCTAGGTTCCGATGATACCAGTTATGTTTTCTAA
- a CDS encoding LysM peptidoglycan-binding domain-containing M23 family metallopeptidase yields MNLKVILLALVMFCFSCSHLGSGQYVQIRKGDSYTKLAKEFKVDKWVLEEANNKKSLKVGDWFFVPLERGLIGAKNMRMPASTVQYMASGRYIWPVPSSSRISSGFGRRWGRHHDGIDIPARNGAHIVSIDSGVVVYSGKEMGGYGNITVVAHKNGIFSVYAHASKNYTAKGQKVHKGQVIALVGSTGRSTGPHLHFEIRRNSKALNPKNFVSYKSK; encoded by the coding sequence TTGAATTTAAAAGTCATATTATTGGCACTAGTAATGTTTTGCTTTTCTTGCTCTCACCTTGGGAGTGGACAATATGTTCAGATAAGAAAGGGAGATTCATACACTAAGCTCGCCAAAGAATTTAAAGTTGATAAGTGGGTCTTAGAAGAGGCCAATAATAAGAAGTCGCTCAAAGTGGGCGACTGGTTCTTCGTTCCACTTGAGCGTGGTCTTATCGGTGCAAAGAATATGCGTATGCCTGCAAGTACTGTTCAGTATATGGCAAGTGGGCGCTATATTTGGCCAGTTCCTTCAAGCTCTAGAATTAGTTCTGGTTTTGGCAGACGCTGGGGAAGACATCATGATGGAATCGATATTCCAGCTAGAAATGGTGCACATATTGTGAGTATTGATTCAGGAGTTGTTGTCTATTCAGGTAAAGAAATGGGTGGATATGGAAATATTACTGTCGTTGCTCATAAGAATGGAATTTTCTCTGTCTATGCTCATGCATCTAAGAATTACACAGCTAAGGGACAGAAAGTTCATAAAGGACAGGTTATTGCTCTTGTAGGTAGTACAGGGAGATCAACTGGGCCTCACCTTCACTTTGAGATTAGACGTAACTCAAAGGCATTGAATCCAAAGAACTTTGTAAGTTACAAGAGTAAGTAG
- a CDS encoding exonuclease domain-containing protein produces the protein MKYLSFDIEATGLAEDDLIIEFGMVPFCAETGEIAHELQRNWYIKCPSFEELKPKLDQWVIDHNEELISKAHAQGEELSKFKEILTEYLESEEVINYFGKSDKDKIILFGKSMNAIDLPFLNRDLGWDFMRKHFHHQVLDLSSVVIGLCDMKLLPNECQSGSGLMKYFKMGDVAHTALEDAVNTAKLYLMIMDSIKR, from the coding sequence ATGAAGTACCTCTCATTTGATATTGAAGCAACTGGACTAGCAGAAGATGATTTAATTATTGAGTTTGGAATGGTTCCATTTTGCGCCGAAACGGGAGAGATTGCTCACGAACTTCAAAGGAATTGGTATATAAAGTGCCCCAGTTTTGAAGAGCTTAAACCAAAGCTGGATCAGTGGGTAATCGATCATAATGAAGAATTAATATCTAAGGCCCATGCACAGGGAGAAGAGCTCTCAAAATTTAAAGAGATACTAACTGAGTATCTTGAGAGTGAAGAAGTTATCAATTACTTTGGAAAGAGTGATAAGGATAAAATTATTCTCTTTGGTAAATCGATGAATGCAATTGATCTACCTTTTTTAAATAGAGACTTGGGGTGGGATTTTATGAGAAAGCATTTTCACCATCAAGTACTAGACCTATCAAGCGTTGTTATTGGACTTTGTGATATGAAGCTACTTCCTAATGAATGTCAAAGCGGCTCAGGTCTAATGAAGTATTTCAAAATGGGTGATGTGGCCCACACTGCACTTGAAGATGCAGTGAATACGGCCAAGCTCTATCTTATGATCATGGATTCAATTAAAAGGTAA
- a CDS encoding folylpolyglutamate synthase/dihydrofolate synthase family protein, with the protein MAYHKFKDDYLDKLLQSYFGAEFFNPNHSEVQQYFNSFREEISHSKTKIITIAGTNGKGQTSHYINDILVSQGFKTGLWTSPHVLSVTERFKFNDQNIDHDNLKEVFERVYSKDFKLSYYEFLFYCFCSIATKRELDYIILEVGLGGRLDAVNFLDADYTLLTSISKDHEEFLGSSLTGILQEKLGVCRAPAPHFSALSQSFLRKRQGEILKGHHFIDLFESGVLLEDDDYFLRNKLLALYFTTYLQEGVLSREELISKASEFSCTVTKGRQEEVTIKDIKFIFIGAHNIDGIRKMRDFFLSKKQSEKSHLLCAFSKRKIEDVETSIEIFKSSPCLWESINFTSFDHLKALDLQSIPMSDDYEICGDWKSYLDEVINSKKGQWIVTGSYYFIGEVQKYLNTRFNLF; encoded by the coding sequence ATGGCCTACCATAAATTTAAAGATGATTATTTAGATAAACTGCTCCAAAGCTACTTTGGGGCAGAGTTCTTCAATCCAAATCATTCTGAAGTTCAACAGTACTTCAATTCTTTTAGAGAAGAGATCTCTCATTCAAAAACTAAAATTATCACAATAGCTGGAACCAATGGTAAGGGACAAACGTCTCACTACATTAATGATATTTTAGTGAGTCAAGGATTTAAGACTGGGTTATGGACTTCCCCCCACGTCTTAAGTGTGACTGAAAGGTTTAAATTTAATGATCAAAATATTGATCACGATAACCTAAAAGAAGTCTTTGAGCGTGTTTATAGTAAAGATTTTAAATTAAGTTACTACGAGTTTCTCTTTTACTGTTTTTGCTCTATCGCAACAAAGAGAGAGTTAGACTATATTATCTTAGAGGTTGGACTAGGTGGAAGACTTGATGCAGTTAACTTCTTAGATGCCGATTACACCCTACTAACTTCTATCTCTAAAGATCACGAAGAATTTCTTGGAAGCTCTTTAACGGGAATTTTACAAGAGAAACTCGGTGTATGTCGCGCCCCTGCTCCTCATTTTTCTGCTCTTTCGCAAAGCTTTCTAAGAAAGCGTCAAGGTGAGATTTTAAAAGGCCATCACTTTATTGATCTCTTTGAGAGTGGAGTACTCTTAGAGGATGATGACTACTTTCTTCGCAATAAGCTACTTGCTCTCTACTTTACAACTTATCTGCAAGAGGGAGTTCTTAGTCGTGAAGAGCTTATTTCAAAAGCGTCGGAGTTTAGTTGCACTGTGACAAAAGGTAGACAAGAAGAAGTGACAATTAAGGATATTAAGTTTATCTTTATAGGTGCTCATAATATTGATGGAATTAGAAAGATGAGAGATTTCTTTCTAAGTAAAAAACAAAGCGAAAAGTCCCATCTTCTTTGTGCATTTTCAAAGAGAAAGATTGAAGATGTAGAAACAAGTATTGAGATATTTAAGTCTTCTCCTTGCTTATGGGAGTCTATCAATTTTACGAGTTTTGATCATCTTAAGGCCCTTGATCTGCAGTCGATTCCAATGAGTGATGACTACGAGATTTGTGGAGACTGGAAGAGCTATTTGGATGAAGTTATTAATTCTAAAAAAGGGCAATGGATTGTCACTGGTTCATACTACTTCATTGGTGAAGTTCAAAAATATCTTAATACTCGCTTTAATCTTTTTTAG
- the accD gene encoding acetyl-CoA carboxylase, carboxyltransferase subunit beta translates to MGWFDTVQNPKLKSAKKVSTNTPSGLWKKCTNCSEIIQSDKLDEVYQVCPYCDHHFRLSAHERINLIIDEGTFEYHLEDMTSSDPLEFVDKKSYKTRLSEAYEKTGLYDGTLCGVGKINKKDVALCVMNFQYMGGSMGVVTGEKVAHVMDIALEKKIPAIVLCSSGGARMQEGILSLMQMAKTSAARQKLKNAGIPFISILTDPTTGGVAASYAMLGDINIAEPKALIGFAGPRVIEQSIRQTLPQGFQRSEFLLEHGFVDRIVHRHQLKEELSYFVELFEK, encoded by the coding sequence ATGGGTTGGTTTGATACGGTTCAAAACCCTAAATTGAAAAGTGCAAAGAAAGTTTCAACAAATACTCCTTCTGGACTTTGGAAGAAGTGTACAAATTGTTCGGAAATTATTCAAAGTGATAAGCTAGATGAAGTTTATCAGGTTTGTCCTTATTGTGATCATCACTTTAGATTAAGTGCTCATGAGAGAATTAACCTTATCATTGATGAGGGGACTTTTGAGTATCATCTTGAGGATATGACTTCTTCTGATCCTTTAGAGTTTGTAGATAAGAAATCTTATAAAACAAGACTAAGTGAGGCCTACGAAAAGACTGGTCTTTATGATGGAACTCTTTGTGGTGTTGGTAAGATAAATAAGAAAGATGTCGCTCTTTGTGTAATGAATTTTCAGTACATGGGTGGATCTATGGGCGTTGTTACAGGTGAGAAAGTTGCTCACGTTATGGACATAGCTCTAGAAAAGAAAATTCCAGCAATTGTTCTGTGCTCATCTGGTGGAGCAAGAATGCAAGAAGGTATTCTCTCTCTCATGCAAATGGCCAAAACATCAGCAGCAAGACAGAAGCTTAAAAATGCAGGTATTCCATTTATCTCTATTTTAACTGATCCTACTACAGGTGGTGTTGCCGCTTCATATGCAATGCTTGGAGATATAAATATTGCCGAGCCTAAAGCTCTAATCGGTTTCGCAGGGCCAAGAGTTATCGAGCAATCTATCCGTCAAACTCTTCCACAAGGTTTTCAAAGATCTGAATTCCTATTAGAGCATGGTTTTGTTGATAGAATTGTTCATCGTCACCAGCTTAAAGAAGAACTTAGCTACTTTGTTGAGTTATTTGAAAAGTAG